One segment of Streptomyces sp. XD-27 DNA contains the following:
- the folB gene encoding dihydroneopterin aldolase, translating into MDRVALRGLRARGHHGVFPHEREEGQTFVVDLVLGLDTRPAAAGDDLTKTVHYGVVAEEVVEVVRGEPVDLIETLAERIADRCLKHEAVREVEVVVHKPDAPITVPFDDVTITITRSRT; encoded by the coding sequence GTGGATCGTGTCGCGCTGCGGGGCCTGAGGGCCCGCGGTCACCACGGGGTGTTTCCGCATGAACGCGAGGAAGGCCAGACCTTCGTCGTGGACCTCGTGCTCGGTCTGGACACCCGGCCCGCGGCGGCCGGTGACGACCTCACCAAGACCGTTCACTACGGAGTGGTGGCCGAGGAGGTCGTGGAGGTGGTGCGGGGCGAACCCGTCGACCTGATCGAGACCCTCGCCGAGCGGATCGCCGATCGGTGCCTGAAGCACGAAGCGGTGCGGGAGGTGGAGGTGGTCGTCCACAAGCCGGACGCGCCGATCACCGTGCCCTTCGACGACGTGACCATCACCATCACCCGGAGCAGAACATGA